A portion of the Rubritalea squalenifaciens DSM 18772 genome contains these proteins:
- a CDS encoding fibronectin type III domain-containing protein, producing MQRSQFLKLLAGATVGAFTVRGQWVFADPLPFVGAPGGLRPYLHLPRPDSIWVSWWTDTDTDTYVDYGTSEAALNQTVTGSRHAFDASNAYHSTKLTGLQPDTYYYYRVRTENVTSATFRFKTAKALGHKTGKFRALIIGDNQILAKESAGDPYHRYEKLMERAITKLRAMHGDAPIEEIIDVILMPGDQVDVGTLNHWRNLHFYCSRLVSPNVAIMTTVGNHETYQDPGLGRYRELFRYEEVNYSGLNGADGDSYYAHQMSNLVFIHTNSEIGSNAAQTQWVTDLKDAYKDDTSVDWVVSICHRPYQAEQYLGDISGWLRNTAMPILNESDKHFLNIGAHHHIYHRGQVRDEPHYHIISGGSSWDQYWGQSGREADYDDVQKTINNWAWQFLEVDHATGKAEVTCYAEAHCQLPAASRWIYNSKEVDRFHRIRGKAAPNKPQLTNVPTEAATLPLTLQSSAFSTSTDELLNSVQYQVSNSPTFNTLELDKIVDFENFYGDTGSPDYLPVDINSGKNILQYELAVNSLPNGTYYARIRHRDRNVNWSSWSDSASFEITGSSATNPTISLPQTVYPSGSSVTVDYAFGPGNAQDWIGIYKKGDNPGGVSSTKWAYVSGTAGQVTLSGGLTVGTEYFVGFFENNGYTEIATRVPFYYGSSPTLTTAKYGHDLGENVVVNFSGADVVATANKLHLYRAGSDPASASPLQSFDLTTASGSWTLAGLEKGYYFVVAQANTGTLVISDPVEFSVGDRIATLSLEKTTFHHGEDINASFINGPANPKDWLGIYRSGEEPGIGDLIHYVYVDGLANNNVPIVEDLPVGSYYLCLFTNDSYTEVSNRVSFTVHSAVFKMDSFNVEPGTNNAQLSWKTDQGVNYTLQRSTNLTDWEDISSFVGDGSTMQATTSITTQAVKAFYRMIIK from the coding sequence GTGCAACGATCTCAATTTCTCAAGTTATTAGCAGGTGCCACGGTGGGTGCATTCACCGTTCGTGGGCAGTGGGTATTTGCGGATCCTCTACCGTTTGTGGGGGCTCCGGGTGGCTTGAGACCTTACTTGCACTTGCCTAGGCCGGATTCGATCTGGGTGTCCTGGTGGACGGATACGGACACGGATACCTACGTGGACTACGGCACCTCGGAGGCGGCTCTGAACCAGACCGTGACGGGCAGCAGGCATGCCTTTGATGCTTCCAATGCTTACCACTCTACCAAACTCACCGGGCTACAGCCGGACACCTACTACTACTACCGGGTGCGCACGGAGAATGTGACCTCCGCCACCTTCCGCTTCAAGACCGCCAAGGCGCTCGGGCACAAGACCGGCAAGTTCCGCGCCCTGATTATTGGGGACAACCAGATCCTGGCAAAGGAATCTGCCGGTGATCCCTACCACCGCTATGAGAAGCTGATGGAGCGTGCCATCACCAAGCTTCGTGCGATGCATGGGGATGCCCCCATCGAGGAAATCATAGACGTGATTCTCATGCCGGGTGATCAGGTGGATGTGGGGACGCTGAATCACTGGCGAAATCTCCACTTCTACTGCAGCCGCCTGGTGAGCCCGAACGTGGCCATTATGACCACGGTGGGGAACCACGAGACTTATCAGGATCCTGGGCTTGGACGCTACCGCGAACTCTTCCGCTACGAGGAGGTCAACTACAGCGGCCTCAATGGTGCCGATGGTGATTCCTACTACGCGCACCAGATGTCCAACCTGGTCTTCATCCATACCAACAGTGAGATCGGCAGCAATGCCGCGCAGACCCAGTGGGTCACGGATCTGAAGGACGCCTACAAGGACGATACCAGCGTGGACTGGGTGGTCAGCATTTGCCACCGCCCGTATCAGGCGGAGCAATACTTGGGAGATATCTCTGGCTGGCTACGCAATACCGCGATGCCGATCCTCAATGAATCGGACAAGCATTTCCTGAACATCGGGGCCCATCACCATATCTATCACCGTGGGCAGGTGCGTGATGAACCACACTATCATATCATCAGTGGTGGATCTTCCTGGGACCAGTACTGGGGTCAGTCCGGCCGCGAGGCAGACTACGATGACGTGCAGAAGACCATCAACAACTGGGCCTGGCAGTTCCTCGAAGTGGATCATGCCACTGGCAAGGCGGAGGTGACCTGCTATGCGGAGGCACACTGCCAGCTCCCTGCGGCAAGCCGATGGATCTACAACAGCAAGGAGGTCGACCGCTTCCACCGCATCCGTGGCAAGGCGGCGCCGAATAAACCGCAGCTGACCAATGTCCCGACCGAGGCAGCGACCTTGCCGCTCACTCTCCAGTCATCGGCTTTCAGCACTAGCACGGATGAGTTGCTCAACAGCGTGCAGTACCAGGTTTCTAACAGCCCTACTTTTAATACGCTGGAGCTCGACAAGATCGTCGACTTTGAAAACTTCTATGGCGACACCGGCTCGCCAGACTACCTGCCGGTGGATATCAATTCCGGCAAGAATATCCTGCAATACGAACTGGCGGTCAACAGCCTACCGAATGGCACCTACTACGCCCGCATCCGCCACCGTGACCGCAACGTGAATTGGTCCAGCTGGTCGGACTCCGCCAGTTTTGAAATCACGGGTAGCAGCGCGACCAATCCTACCATTTCCTTGCCGCAGACGGTTTATCCCAGTGGCTCCAGTGTCACGGTGGACTACGCCTTTGGCCCCGGCAATGCGCAGGACTGGATCGGTATCTACAAGAAGGGAGACAATCCTGGCGGTGTGAGTTCCACCAAATGGGCCTACGTGAGTGGCACTGCAGGCCAGGTGACCCTCTCTGGTGGCCTCACGGTGGGCACGGAATACTTCGTCGGCTTCTTTGAGAACAATGGCTACACGGAGATCGCGACACGCGTACCCTTCTACTATGGCAGCTCCCCTACCCTGACGACGGCCAAGTATGGTCACGACTTGGGAGAAAATGTGGTGGTGAACTTCTCCGGCGCCGATGTGGTGGCCACGGCGAACAAACTGCATCTCTACCGTGCTGGATCTGACCCGGCATCAGCATCGCCCCTGCAGAGCTTTGACCTGACCACAGCCTCCGGTAGCTGGACGCTGGCAGGTCTGGAGAAGGGCTACTACTTCGTGGTGGCCCAGGCCAATACCGGAACGCTGGTGATCAGTGATCCGGTGGAGTTCTCCGTGGGTGACCGCATCGCTACCCTGAGTCTGGAGAAGACGACTTTCCATCACGGCGAGGATATCAATGCCTCCTTCATCAATGGCCCTGCCAACCCGAAGGACTGGCTCGGTATCTATCGCAGCGGCGAGGAGCCGGGCATCGGTGACCTGATCCATTACGTCTACGTGGATGGGCTGGCAAATAACAATGTGCCGATCGTCGAGGACCTTCCGGTGGGCAGCTACTACCTTTGCCTGTTCACCAATGATTCGTACACCGAAGTTTCTAACAGGGTATCCTTCACCGTGCATTCCGCGGTTTTCAAGATGGATTCCTTCAATGTGGAACCGGGAACCAACAATGCCCAGCTCTCCTGGAAGACTGACCAGGGGGTGAACTACACCCTCCAGCGCAGTACCAACC
- a CDS encoding sulfatase-like hydrolase/transferase has product MTTLRTLTACFLTFLLSLAAAVAGKPNIILVMSDDQGWGDVAFREHPVLKTPHLDKMAAESLVLEQAYASAPVCSPSRASILTGRTPNRSTCYRHGHSMHPKEETLPQILKKYGYATGHFGKWHLGTLYKNSPVNPTAAGYDEWISAPNFFDIDPTLSNKGVATQYKGDSSEITMRLALDFIKRQSAAKQPFFTTVWYGSPHDPHKALDRDKVGYEKLGQHKANFLGEITELDRTVGELRAALRELGIEKETIVWFCSDNGGLKNLGVTGGRAHKGTVYEGGLRVPSIIEWPGKVKAGISKLPTNGSDMLPTVLELAGIEHQPKHPLDGVSIAKTVLGQEKAQPHPLGFWHYDVAGIGCWGEREMQALLKLQQAGQEVTDPKQLRSSGKPVKVSTKANSYPGHSAWLDYPWKLHRIESKKGKVSWELYNLALDPMESKNLTSEKKAEFEALKQAHLNWLQSVQTSMKGADYE; this is encoded by the coding sequence ATGACTACTCTCCGTACCCTGACCGCCTGTTTCCTGACCTTCCTGCTTAGCCTGGCAGCTGCCGTGGCGGGGAAGCCGAATATCATTCTCGTGATGAGCGATGACCAGGGCTGGGGCGACGTAGCCTTTCGCGAGCATCCGGTGTTGAAGACTCCCCATCTGGACAAGATGGCGGCGGAGTCTCTGGTGCTGGAGCAGGCCTATGCCTCGGCTCCGGTGTGCTCCCCATCCCGTGCCAGCATCCTGACAGGTCGTACGCCGAACCGCTCCACCTGCTACCGTCACGGCCACAGCATGCACCCGAAGGAGGAGACCTTGCCGCAGATCCTGAAAAAGTACGGCTACGCCACCGGTCACTTCGGCAAGTGGCATCTCGGCACCCTCTACAAGAACAGCCCGGTCAACCCCACGGCCGCCGGCTATGACGAATGGATCTCCGCGCCGAACTTTTTTGATATCGATCCCACCCTCTCTAACAAAGGTGTGGCTACCCAATACAAGGGAGACAGCTCGGAGATCACCATGCGCCTGGCGCTCGACTTCATCAAACGCCAGTCTGCTGCCAAGCAGCCCTTCTTCACCACCGTCTGGTACGGCTCTCCGCACGATCCGCACAAGGCGCTGGACCGCGACAAGGTGGGTTACGAGAAGCTAGGTCAGCACAAGGCGAACTTCCTTGGCGAGATCACTGAGCTGGACCGCACCGTAGGTGAGCTCAGGGCAGCCCTGCGCGAGCTTGGGATCGAGAAGGAGACCATCGTCTGGTTCTGTAGTGACAACGGCGGTCTGAAGAACTTGGGCGTCACCGGTGGCCGTGCGCACAAAGGCACGGTTTATGAAGGTGGCCTGCGCGTGCCCTCCATCATCGAGTGGCCGGGCAAGGTCAAAGCCGGCATCAGCAAGCTGCCGACCAATGGCTCGGACATGCTCCCTACCGTGCTTGAGTTGGCAGGGATCGAGCATCAGCCAAAGCACCCACTGGATGGTGTCAGCATCGCCAAGACAGTGCTCGGTCAGGAAAAGGCGCAGCCCCACCCGCTGGGATTCTGGCATTATGACGTGGCGGGTATTGGCTGCTGGGGTGAGCGTGAGATGCAGGCACTACTCAAGCTCCAGCAAGCGGGCCAGGAAGTGACTGATCCCAAGCAGCTCCGCAGCTCCGGCAAGCCGGTCAAAGTCTCTACCAAAGCCAATTCCTACCCCGGCCATTCCGCCTGGCTCGACTATCCCTGGAAGCTTCACCGCATCGAAAGCAAGAAAGGTAAGGTCAGCTGGGAACTCTACAACCTCGCTCTCGATCCCATGGAGTCCAAAAATCTAACCAGTGAAAAGAAGGCCGAGTTTGAAGCCTTAAAACAAGCCCATCTAAACTGGCTCCAGTCCGTGCAGACCAGCATGAAGGGCGCAGACTATGAGTAA
- a CDS encoding acyl-CoA thioesterase, with product MPYEHTFTVPQEAIDRNGHVNNVVYVQWMQDVAIMHSDATGGSKAAEESGGTWVARAHHIEYLRPAYEGDEVIARTWVSDAQRATSQRRYQFLRKGDETVIARGSTDWVFVDSGSGRPRRIPEEVNACYVIEHME from the coding sequence ATGCCCTACGAACACACCTTTACCGTCCCGCAGGAAGCCATTGACCGCAATGGTCACGTCAACAATGTGGTCTATGTGCAGTGGATGCAGGATGTCGCTATCATGCACTCGGATGCCACGGGCGGTAGCAAGGCGGCGGAGGAGTCAGGCGGTACCTGGGTGGCACGTGCCCACCACATTGAGTACCTCAGGCCTGCCTATGAGGGGGATGAGGTCATCGCCCGCACCTGGGTGTCGGATGCCCAGCGCGCTACCTCCCAGCGCCGTTACCAGTTCTTGAGAAAGGGAGACGAGACAGTCATCGCCCGTGGCTCCACCGACTGGGTCTTCGTGGACTCCGGCAGCGGCCGTCCGAGAAGAATCCCCGAGGAGGTGAATGCTTGTTATGTGATCGAGCATATGGAATGA
- a CDS encoding AI-2E family transporter, giving the protein MEDQFPTPFQRKTLWKALTGLAITTLGILLVGLIWLVGNVLSYLQPVLIPLAIAGIVAYLLDPAVSWLQRKGLSRLRSVLVVFFSFLMGILLMGWIVIPPIVQQVSDLLDDKERLGDKVSKTLHDLGEIGWIKPGVQWALAEHVEEANGNGKNGGAAVKKDEPSPKQTPEDTESVEGSEESLLDEVVAPDVAPPFQDTNLAHYLSSNTERIAGTVSKLITSGTSTILSTLGLILGLAMVPIYLYYFLKESSSIKAHWHDYVPLKASEFKNEVVDTLQEINGYLISFFRGQMLVAFIDGILVGIALMIFGLPYALVIGLAMAILGVIPYIGNIICLVPACMIAYVHFAFPENRGMLEGVLGSNQWAYVAATVAIFVIVQQINSLVTAPKIVGDSVGLHPMTVIFSMLFWSLLLGGFLGALLAVPMTASVKVLFRRYIWERKMSPSAVDGPPPEEDLDESTATA; this is encoded by the coding sequence ATGGAAGATCAATTCCCGACACCATTTCAACGCAAGACTCTCTGGAAAGCCCTGACCGGACTAGCGATCACGACGCTAGGAATACTGCTCGTAGGCCTGATCTGGCTGGTGGGTAATGTGCTCTCCTATCTACAGCCTGTACTGATCCCTCTGGCGATCGCCGGCATCGTGGCCTATCTGCTGGATCCGGCTGTTAGCTGGCTGCAGAGGAAGGGTCTGAGCCGCCTGCGCTCCGTGCTGGTGGTGTTCTTCTCCTTCCTGATGGGAATCTTACTCATGGGCTGGATCGTGATCCCACCCATCGTCCAGCAGGTGAGCGACCTGCTCGATGACAAGGAGAGGCTGGGGGACAAGGTCAGCAAGACGCTGCACGACCTCGGTGAAATAGGCTGGATCAAACCCGGTGTGCAATGGGCCCTGGCCGAACACGTGGAAGAAGCCAATGGCAACGGCAAGAATGGCGGAGCCGCTGTGAAGAAGGATGAGCCTTCCCCAAAACAAACACCTGAAGATACGGAATCCGTGGAAGGCAGCGAGGAGTCACTGCTGGATGAAGTGGTTGCACCAGACGTGGCACCGCCGTTCCAGGATACCAATCTCGCCCACTACTTGAGTTCCAATACCGAGCGCATCGCCGGTACCGTGTCCAAGCTGATCACCAGCGGCACTTCGACCATCCTGAGCACGCTGGGTCTGATCCTCGGTCTCGCGATGGTGCCGATCTATCTCTACTATTTCCTGAAAGAATCTTCCTCGATCAAAGCGCACTGGCATGACTACGTGCCGCTGAAAGCCTCTGAATTCAAAAACGAGGTGGTGGACACACTGCAGGAGATCAACGGCTACCTGATTTCCTTCTTCCGCGGCCAGATGCTGGTAGCTTTCATCGATGGCATTCTGGTGGGTATCGCCCTGATGATCTTCGGCCTGCCCTATGCGCTGGTGATCGGCCTGGCGATGGCGATTCTGGGCGTGATTCCTTACATTGGAAATATCATCTGCCTGGTGCCGGCCTGCATGATCGCCTACGTCCACTTCGCTTTCCCTGAGAACCGCGGCATGCTGGAGGGCGTGCTGGGTAGCAATCAATGGGCCTACGTGGCTGCCACAGTGGCGATCTTCGTGATCGTCCAGCAGATCAACTCTCTGGTGACCGCACCGAAGATCGTAGGTGACTCCGTAGGGCTGCACCCGATGACGGTGATCTTCTCCATGCTGTTCTGGTCCCTGCTGCTGGGTGGCTTCCTGGGCGCACTTCTCGCGGTGCCGATGACTGCCTCGGTGAAAGTACTCTTCCGCCGCTACATCTGGGAGCGCAAGATGAGCCCGAGCGCCGTCGACGGGCCGCCCCCGGAAGAGGATCTGGACGAATCCACTGCTACAGCGTAG
- a CDS encoding TfoX/Sxy family protein: protein MSKGPVIRYAALMAFDELFADRVRCFFVEQGVPFTEKRMMGGLCIMVDEKMCCGILQDKATGEDKLMARVGPEVYEKCLEDPSADYMDFTGRPMTGFLFIQGRGIRSEQQLNHWLQLCLDFNPQAKATKKK from the coding sequence GTGTCCAAAGGGCCCGTGATCCGCTATGCTGCCCTCATGGCCTTTGATGAACTCTTTGCCGACCGTGTCCGCTGTTTTTTTGTAGAGCAGGGAGTCCCCTTCACCGAGAAACGGATGATGGGCGGGCTGTGCATCATGGTGGACGAGAAGATGTGCTGCGGCATCCTGCAGGACAAGGCCACGGGCGAGGATAAGCTGATGGCCCGCGTGGGGCCGGAGGTCTATGAGAAGTGCCTGGAGGATCCCTCGGCCGATTACATGGACTTCACCGGGCGCCCCATGACGGGCTTTCTTTTCATCCAGGGGCGTGGAATCCGCAGCGAGCAGCAGCTCAACCACTGGCTCCAGCTCTGCCTGGACTTCAACCCGCAGGCCAAGGCGACCAAGAAAAAGTGA
- a CDS encoding sulfatase, which produces MYRTLLLALLSLASVLSAAEKKPNVLVICVDDLRPELPSFGKDYIHAPAMEKLIAEGRLFKRHYVQAPTCGASRFSLLTGLYPKSGAQLSNNAIVNHFKKENAAPSLPQWFRDHGYTTMAIGKVSHYPGGHCGQDWNEEDKLEIPGAWDIQPRDAGLWKTPQGLMHGLADGQGRVRGKTPAIEAKDASYPDDQIMDLYRKNIPKLTEGEKPWLCMVGFLRPHLPFGCPKEFYDLYQDKKLPPIPAAQKPPKGDYWNGSGEFFNGYSHDGRNPNKDEQYATDVRKHYAACVSYTDSKVAQILDLLEKSGQADNTIIVLWGDHGWHLGEQQIWGKHTPYAVALHSPLIIKAPGMQAAGKPTESLAETIDIYPTLCQLAGLTPPKHLDGASLVPQLENPAQPSEQTAISYWGGLKSVIKPSEHQIIDRKTNKVKQRYDLSKDPHEANNLERE; this is translated from the coding sequence ATGTACCGCACTCTACTACTTGCTCTCCTTAGTCTTGCCTCCGTGCTCAGCGCGGCGGAGAAGAAGCCGAATGTCCTGGTCATCTGTGTGGATGACCTGCGTCCGGAGCTTCCTTCCTTTGGCAAGGACTACATCCATGCCCCCGCCATGGAAAAGCTCATCGCCGAAGGGCGCCTTTTCAAGCGTCACTACGTCCAGGCCCCGACTTGCGGTGCCTCCCGCTTCTCCTTGCTGACCGGCCTCTACCCGAAGAGCGGAGCCCAGCTTTCTAACAACGCGATCGTCAACCATTTCAAAAAGGAAAACGCCGCCCCTTCCCTGCCACAGTGGTTCCGGGATCACGGCTACACCACCATGGCTATTGGCAAGGTCAGTCACTACCCCGGCGGCCACTGCGGCCAGGACTGGAACGAGGAGGACAAACTTGAGATCCCGGGTGCCTGGGACATCCAGCCGCGCGATGCCGGATTGTGGAAAACTCCCCAGGGCCTGATGCACGGACTGGCCGATGGCCAAGGGCGCGTGCGTGGCAAGACCCCGGCCATTGAGGCCAAGGATGCTAGCTATCCGGATGACCAGATCATGGATCTCTACCGTAAAAATATCCCGAAACTCACTGAAGGTGAAAAGCCTTGGCTCTGCATGGTAGGATTCCTTCGCCCCCACCTACCCTTCGGCTGTCCCAAGGAATTCTACGATCTCTATCAGGACAAAAAGCTGCCTCCCATCCCGGCTGCCCAGAAGCCCCCGAAGGGCGATTACTGGAATGGCAGTGGTGAGTTCTTTAACGGTTATTCACATGACGGGCGCAACCCTAACAAGGATGAACAATACGCCACCGATGTTCGCAAGCACTACGCAGCCTGCGTCTCCTATACCGATTCCAAAGTCGCCCAGATTCTCGACTTGTTAGAGAAGTCAGGACAGGCGGACAATACCATCATCGTGCTCTGGGGTGACCATGGCTGGCACCTCGGCGAGCAGCAGATCTGGGGCAAGCACACGCCATACGCCGTGGCTCTGCATTCACCACTCATCATCAAGGCACCGGGCATGCAAGCCGCAGGCAAGCCTACCGAGTCCCTCGCGGAAACCATCGATATCTACCCCACCCTCTGCCAGCTCGCCGGACTTACCCCGCCCAAGCATTTGGACGGCGCCTCCCTCGTTCCCCAGCTGGAGAACCCGGCGCAGCCCAGCGAGCAGACTGCCATCTCCTACTGGGGCGGCCTCAAGTCCGTGATCAAGCCCAGCGAGCACCAGATCATCGACCGCAAGACCAACAAGGTGAAACAACGCTACGACCTCAGCAAGGACCCCCACGAAGCGAATAACCTTGAGCGGGAGTGA